From a single Aggregatilinea lenta genomic region:
- a CDS encoding heme lyase CcmF/NrfE family subunit produces the protein MIAELGIVTTGLAFAAALYAIVAALAGARLHRDEWVVSARNAALLTFPLLTVAAGVLVYALLNHHYEIAYVWQTTDNATPSFYLYTALWGSQAGSLLFWSWLMSAFTFAALLLNWQGERRLMPFVIVATMATLGFFLILNVFIENPFARYWVTPTSSTPVKSVFPITGNAEVFYPTDGTGLNPLLRHIGMVIHPPMLYLGYVGFVIPFAFAFAALATGQLGSSWIRATRSWALVAWMFLSIGLLLGGRWAYDVLGWGGYWGWDPVENAALLPWLTGTAFLHSAVVQEKRGMLKFWNMLLVVITFLLVILGTFATRSGVVSSVHSFAESNVGRPMFSFLGLSAIASIALLAWRQQRGDLRGSDELDSLLSRESFFLLNNWMFLGLTIVILWGTWAEAITTIAVDLGLRDTIINLGPDYFPPVVRPFLIGIFILMGIAPLAAWRRTTAERLGRAVAIPLLLSLLIIVALVFTGTNNVMALLGYFLVAFAGFATITEIWKGVAARHRRGEGVLPAFANLVGRDRHRYGGYFIHIGMVVLGLGVIGSTSFQQITQQTVEPGQQIQLGDYTLQYNALYNAQADDGRQMTIARATVYKDGELVGHVRPRRDVFYSWDAGQGRMVATTNMSIPGAYSTLGGDFYAIITFWEGNRVTFRVYLNPLIDFVWLGGVILVLGTFVALWPSRRPAMVAQRTAPAGASAPAAGGD, from the coding sequence TTGATTGCAGAACTTGGCATCGTCACGACTGGCCTGGCGTTTGCAGCAGCGTTATACGCTATCGTGGCTGCCCTGGCCGGGGCCAGGCTGCACCGCGACGAATGGGTGGTCAGCGCGCGCAACGCGGCGCTGCTCACATTCCCGCTGCTGACAGTCGCAGCCGGGGTGCTCGTCTACGCGCTGCTGAATCACCACTACGAGATCGCGTACGTCTGGCAGACCACCGACAACGCGACCCCCAGTTTTTACCTGTACACCGCCCTGTGGGGCAGCCAGGCTGGATCGCTGCTGTTCTGGTCGTGGCTGATGAGCGCTTTCACCTTTGCGGCGCTGCTGCTCAACTGGCAGGGCGAGCGGCGGCTAATGCCGTTCGTGATCGTCGCGACGATGGCGACGCTCGGCTTCTTCTTGATCTTGAACGTGTTTATTGAAAATCCCTTTGCGCGCTACTGGGTCACGCCCACATCCTCGACGCCGGTCAAGTCGGTGTTCCCCATCACCGGGAACGCGGAAGTGTTCTACCCGACTGACGGCACGGGCCTCAACCCGCTGCTGCGGCATATCGGCATGGTGATCCACCCGCCGATGCTGTACCTGGGTTATGTGGGTTTCGTGATCCCGTTCGCGTTCGCCTTCGCGGCTTTGGCGACCGGGCAGCTCGGCTCCAGCTGGATTCGTGCGACGCGCTCGTGGGCGCTGGTCGCGTGGATGTTCCTCAGCATCGGGCTGCTGCTTGGGGGCCGCTGGGCCTATGACGTGCTGGGCTGGGGCGGGTACTGGGGCTGGGACCCGGTCGAAAACGCGGCCCTGCTGCCGTGGCTGACCGGCACGGCCTTCCTGCACAGTGCTGTCGTGCAAGAAAAACGCGGCATGCTCAAGTTCTGGAACATGCTGCTGGTCGTCATCACGTTCCTGCTGGTGATCCTGGGCACGTTTGCCACCCGCAGCGGCGTGGTCAGCAGCGTGCACAGCTTCGCCGAGTCGAACGTAGGCCGCCCGATGTTCAGCTTCCTCGGCCTGTCGGCCATCGCCAGTATCGCCTTGCTGGCGTGGCGGCAGCAGCGCGGCGATCTGCGCGGTTCCGATGAGCTGGATTCGCTGCTCAGCCGCGAGAGCTTCTTCTTGCTGAACAACTGGATGTTCCTCGGCCTGACCATCGTCATCCTGTGGGGCACCTGGGCCGAGGCGATCACCACGATTGCCGTCGACCTGGGTCTGCGCGATACGATCATCAACCTGGGGCCGGACTACTTCCCGCCCGTAGTGCGCCCCTTCCTGATCGGCATCTTCATCCTGATGGGAATCGCGCCGCTGGCGGCGTGGCGGCGCACCACCGCCGAACGCCTGGGCCGCGCGGTGGCGATCCCGCTGCTGCTGTCGCTGCTGATCATCGTGGCGCTGGTCTTCACCGGCACGAACAACGTCATGGCGCTGCTGGGCTACTTCCTGGTCGCGTTCGCGGGCTTTGCGACCATTACGGAGATCTGGAAGGGCGTGGCAGCCCGTCACCGCCGGGGCGAGGGCGTTCTGCCCGCGTTTGCCAACCTCGTCGGGCGCGACCGTCACCGCTACGGCGGCTACTTCATCCACATTGGCATGGTGGTCCTGGGACTGGGCGTGATCGGCAGCACCTCGTTCCAGCAAATCACGCAGCAGACGGTCGAGCCGGGCCAGCAGATCCAGCTTGGCGATTACACGCTTCAGTACAACGCCCTGTATAATGCCCAGGCAGACGATGGTCGCCAGATGACCATCGCCCGTGCGACCGTGTACAAAGACGGTGAGTTGGTCGGCCACGTTCGCCCGCGCCGCGACGTGTTCTATAGCTGGGACGCCGGGCAGGGTAGAATGGTTGCCACGACCAATATGAGCATCCCCGGCGCGTACAGTACGCTCGGCGGTGACTTTTATGCGATCATCACATTCTGGGAAGGCAACCGCGTGACCTTCCGCGTATATCTCAACCCGTTGATTGACTTCGTGTGGCTCGGCGGCGTGATCCTGGTGCTGGGCACGTTCGTCGCGCTGTGGCCGTCGCGCCGTCCGGCGATGGTGGCGCAGCGCACCGCGCCCGCTGGAGCGAGCGCCCCCGCCGCAGGAGGCGACTAG